In a single window of the Pocillopora verrucosa isolate sample1 chromosome 4, ASM3666991v2, whole genome shotgun sequence genome:
- the LOC136280202 gene encoding zinc finger MYM-type protein 3-like → MRDNGRPELNFFTDTSFKHFQDCLDAEMKRLTAMGIGSNVKEAQVFSEDEENKLWNLGLLGDSSPRVLLDTMVFLIGKNFSLRSGKEHRNLKFSQLTLEPAKEKEPEKLIYVSFGEKNNLGGLKHRSFKQKRIEHYANSSTPDRCLVHLYKKYVSKCPESAMAKNVFYLTPRRGFKHSDDVWYGNTAVGHNILGETVKRLCKDAEIEGQFTNHSLHATTATRALKKGIPDKFVMQRTGHRDVRSLQKYQRPETSTKIEFSKAFDTSNEAVSLSGSIGSQKAPLKREVELEEETTRKFSKSCDKARIPETKAMTFNQCTFIISKD, encoded by the exons ATGAGAGACAATGGTCGGCCTGAGCTAAACTTTTTCACCGATACCTCATTTAAGCACTTTCAGGACTGTCTAGACGCCGAGATGAAACGTTTGACTGCCATGGGTATAGGATCGAACGTAAAAGAAGCACAGGTTTTCtcagaagatgaagaaaacaagctATGGAATCTCGGGCTGTTAGGAGACTCGTCACCGAGAGTATTGTTGGATACCATGGTTTTCCTAATTGGAAAAAACTTTTCCCTTCGAAGCGGAAAAGAGCATCGTAATTTAAAATTCAGCCAACTCACTCTAGAGCCAGCAAAGGAGAAGGAGCCAGAAAAACTGATTTACGTGTCCTTTGGCGAGAAAAACAATCTGGGAGGATTGAAGCATCGATCGTTCAAGCAAAAGCGAATCGAACACTACGCAAACAGCAGTACACCTGATCGCTGTTTAGTTCATCTTTATAAGAAATATGTATCCAAGTGTCCTGAGTCGGCGATGGCAAAAAATGTGTTCTACTTAACTCCAAGACGTGGATTTAAGCATTCGGATGATG tttggTATGGGAATACTGCAGTGGGTCACAACATACTTggagaaactgtgaaaaggcTTTGCAAAGACGCAGAAATCGAAGGCCAATTCACCAACCACAGCCTCCatgcaacaacagcaactagAGCACTGAAAAAAGGAATCCCAGATAAGTTTGTTATGCAGCGCACCGGGCATAGAGATGTTAggtctttgcaaaaatatcaacGCCCGGAAACTTCAACTAAGATTGAgttttcaaaggcttttgacACGAGTAATGAAGCCGTGTCACTTTCTGGTTCCATTGGTAGTCAAAAGGCGCCATTAAAGCGCGAAGTCGAGTTAGAAGAGGAAACcactcgtaaattttctaagagttgCGATAAAGCTAGAATTCCTGAAACCAAAGCTATGACATTCAATCAGTGTACCTTTATAATCTCTAAAgactag
- the LOC136280114 gene encoding uncharacterized protein, whose protein sequence is MAKRLSQKAVALRKSWTHDMSCEEDGDESEYNPDQDEESSSDESSDKSSGHEMVRGDSDEEIVEEESANTNVNKSDQSKKRKRPSKARIKKECPVPYCHKIVVHLPRHLQKVHDWPKHQARAAVLRFNLRKKYSFSTAESAAAGNRKGKTNADEHGQKRCNKDYHKKRCCPMVGCSAVVKRLPAHLQTVHGFSPKSSKYKALLSKALPQPKRPYSVQMIEKRAAAIKRIETEPPMPDIPVVDTVRNDEDEEMDLEDFEQTETSTTCDVILIEDDVDSSKSPDPEVLVMLANWLQSPDGDKKHFISD, encoded by the exons ATGGCAAAGAGG TTATCCCAAAAAGCTGTTGCTTTGAGGAAGTCGTGGACACATGACATGTCTTGCGAAGAGGACGGAGATGAATCAGAGTATAATCCAGACCAGGATGAGGAGTCAAGTAGTGATGAAAGTAGTGATAAATCTTCAGGTCATGAAATGGTGCGAGGTGATTCAGATGAAGAAATTGTGGAAGAGGAATCAGCCAATACCAATGTGAACAAATCAGACCAGTCTAAAAAGAGAAAGCGTCCAAGCAAAGCGAGGATTAAAAAAGAATGCCCAGTACCCTACTGTCATAAGATTGTTGTTCATCTGCCAAGGCATTTGCAAAAAGTGCATGATTGGCCAAAACATCAAGCTCGTGCTGCAGTATTGCGGTTTAATTTACGtaagaaatattccttttcaaCTGCAGAGAGTGCAGCTGCTGGCAATAGGAAAGGGAAAACAAATGCTGATGAGCATGGGCAAAAGAGGTGCAACAAGGATTACCACAAAAAGAGATGTTGTCCAATGGTAGGGTGTTCTGCAGTGGTCAAAAGGTTACCTGCACATTTGCAAACTGTTCATGGTTTCAGTCCAAAGTCATCAAAGTACAAGGCCTTGTTAAGTAAAGCTCTTCCACAACCCAAAAGGCCCTATTCAGTTCAGATGATTGAAAAGAGAGCTGCTGCTATCAAGAGAATTGAAACTGAACCACCTATGCCTGATATACCTGTAGTGGATACTGTGagaaatgatgaagatgaagaaatggACTTGGAAGATTTTGAACAAACTGAGACTTCAACCACATGTGATGTGATTTTAATTGAAGATGATGTGGATAGCAGCAAGAGTCCTGACCCTGAAGTGTTAGTCATGCTTGCCAATTGGTTACAATCGCCGGATGGAG ataaaaaacattttatctctGATTGA
- the LOC131777540 gene encoding uncharacterized protein — translation MSLFDCSLLNDKFVKYAEQKYVPQTIKSYFMSLRHFYSYVLAEKPVIDATTELVTQMIEKVKRWSSSYKRSSQKRKWEKMEEDRVELVTPEKIQQFERSQTGRDAVILLGKLSGAHSIEITQSHYTLLRDFLLVQISIDNANRAGVLSNMTVKEFERGYKEDDRFIMNVMKHKTFHVHGPAQVILTSNLQNWISIFIKQVRSKLPYITAEKEQPLFPSWNGKKLESGQISKAIQSVWKKAGIAGPIHSTLFRKGAVTVCHSSQKEMTSDLADLMAHKEDTAKRYYRLTEKSKTCVKASQQLHTVMRVNSQKDGVEENTCSREELEPGEQEACVQEADSVSKAGSPSRVPWSSVAVDEIRRLFHEEIQGKSLSLKSVKEKIAGSEILKNEDPKRVYDRVRAEWRFPGSDDNTNPSLPTETEEMKDRVDRMFRKDAPSEDVTSNSDIVPPTSISSKAKALFTEDHVRTLHRLFNDMLGNVPISRNEILKRLSADVEGKEILAVLSLTQVINRIKYERRQKREKAN, via the exons ATGTCGCTTTTCGATTGCTCCCTACTGAATGACAAATTCGTAAAGTATGCGGAACAGAAGTACGTCCCTCAAACAATCAAATCGTACTTCATGAGCCTGCGTCATTTCTACAGCTATGTTTTAGCAGAAAAGCCAGTAATTGATGCCACAACCGAGCTGGTTACTCAGATGATAGAAAAGGTAAAGAGATGGTCTTCTTCCTACAAGAGATCTAGCCAGAAAAGAAAGTGGGAAAAGATGGAAGAAGACAGGGTTGAACTTGTTACACCTGAAAAAATCCAGCAGTTTGAAAGAAGTCAGACTGGCAGGGATGCTGTCATTTTGCTGGGAAAATTGAGTGGAGCACACAGTATTGAGATCACCCAAAGTCACTATACTCTTCTGAGGGACTTTCTTCTCGTGCAAATTTCGATCGACAATGCAAACCGGGCAGGAGTGCTGTCAAACATGACTGTGAAAGAATTTGAACGCGGTTACAAAGAAGATGACAGATTCATCATGAATGTTATGAAACATAAAACATTTCATGTCCACGGCCCAGCGCAAGTCATTCTTACTAGCAATCTGCAAAACTGGATCAGTATCTTTATAAAACAAGTGAGATCAAAGCTGCCATATATTACAGCAGAGAAAGAACAACCATTGTTCCCATCTtggaatggaaagaaattgGAATCAGGCCAAATTAGCAAAGCTATTCAGTCCGTTTGGAAAAAGGCTGGAATTGCAGGACCAATCCACAGCACACTCTTCAGAAAAGGTGCAGTAACAGTGTGTCACAGCAGCCAGAAGGAAATGACCAGTGACCTCGCAGACTTGATGGCTCATAAAGAAGATACTGCAAAGAG GTACTACCGCCtaactgaaaaaagtaaaacatgtGTTAAAGCCTCTCAGCAGCTTCACACAGTTATGAGAGTGAACAGCCAGAAAGATGGTGTAGAGGAAAATACATGTAGCAGGGAAGAACTTGAACCAGGTGAGCAAGAGGCATGTGTACAAGAGGCAGACAGTGTTTCCAAAGCTGGTAGTCCATCTAGAGTACCATGGAGCAGTGTGGCTGTTGATGAAATCCGAAGGCTCTTTCATGAAGAAATACAGGGAAAGAGCTTAAGCCTTAAgtctgtcaaagaaaaaattgcaggaAGCGAAATCCTCAAAAATGAAGATCCTAAACGTGTATATGACAGGGTTAGGGCAGAATGGAGGTTTCCTGGCAGTGATGACAACACAAACCCATCTTTGCCAACAGAAACAGAGGAAATGAAGGACAGAGTGGATCGCATGTTTAGAAAAGATGCCCCCAGTGAAGATGTAACCAGTAACAGTGACATTGTACCACCCACATCAATATCCTCCAAGGCAAAGGCACTTTTCACTGAGGATCACGTAAGAACACTGCATCGCTTATTTAACGATATGTTAGGAAATGTACCAATATCTAGAAATGAAATTCTTAAAAGGCTTTCCGCTGATGTTGAGGGGAAAGAAATTTTAGCAGTGCTATCTTTAACTCAAGTTATTAATCGTATAAAATATGAGCgaagacaaaaaagagaaaaagcaaattaa